From the genome of Odocoileus virginianus isolate 20LAN1187 ecotype Illinois chromosome 16, Ovbor_1.2, whole genome shotgun sequence, one region includes:
- the LOC110135999 gene encoding myeloid-associated differentiation marker-like: MSFSLVADMGIHRGYIGNWFMFIWCFCCVVTLIILTVELRRLPSEFPFFWYLSNTYACYSALLCLSASVIYSITYIQFLPYGPYWDRAIAATVFSCIASVFYAMELVKMWERCKIYKTTCYVLTMPGLLKVLETFMAGIIFSFIINTSLYLHQPALEWCVAVYSICFIPAALAILLNLGEWEYRLPGPFPLFQLVLTLLSVLLYISALVLWLLYQFNEEFGGHSQRSSDEHCGDELTYDMCTWDQRLAVAVLTAINLLAYVAELVYWARQVSVKTKALPRVS; this comes from the coding sequence ATGTCCTTCTCCCTGGTGGCCGACATGGGCATTCACAGGGGGTACATAGGTAACTGGTTTATGTTCATCTGGTGCTTCTGTTGTGTGGTGACCCTCATTATCCTCACAGTTGAGTTACGTAGGCTCCCATCCGAGTTTCCTTTCTTCTGGTACTTATCCAACACCTACGCCTGCTACTCTGCCCTCCTCTGTCTCTCGGCCTCTGTCATCTACTCCATCACCTACATCCAGTTCCTGCCTTATGGTCCTTACTGGGACCGGGCCATTGCTGCTACTGTGTTCTCCTGCATCGCATCTGTGTTTTATGCCATGGAACTGGTAAAAATGTGGGAGCGCTGCAAGATCTACAAGACCACCTGCTATGTGCTCACCATGCCAGGCCTGCTGAAGGTACTGGAGACCTTCATGGCCGGCATCATCTTCTCCTTCATCATCAACACCTCCCTGTACCTGCACCAGCCGGCCCTGGAGTGGTGTGTGGCCGTGTACTCCATCTGCTTCATCCCAGCGGCACTGGCCATCCTGCTGAACCTGGGCGAATGGGAATACAGGCTGCCTGGGCCCTTCCCCCTCTTCCAACTTGTGCTCACCTTGCTCTCCGTCCTCCTCTACATCAGTGCTCTGGTCCTCTGGCTGCTCTACCAGTTCAATGAGGAGTTCGGCGGACATTCTCAGCGGTCTAGTGATGAGCACTGCGGGGACGAGCTCACCTACGACATGTGCACCTGGGACCAGAGACTGGCTGTGGCCGTCCTGACAGCCATCAACCTGCTGGCTTACGTGGCCGAACTGGTG